One window of Carassius auratus strain Wakin unplaced genomic scaffold, ASM336829v1 scaf_tig00022521, whole genome shotgun sequence genomic DNA carries:
- the LOC113077394 gene encoding low density lipoprotein receptor adapter protein 1-B-like isoform X1 has product MDALKSAGRAIIKSPGVPRHTWGTSKHEKLPENWTDTKETLLEGMVFNVKYLGMTLVGQPKGEDMAAAAIRRIVATARASAKKFRKVTLTVSPKGIIISDTETNDLIEDVSIYRISYCTTDKTQDKVFAYVSQSQFNETLECHAFLCQKKKIAQAVTLTVAQAFKVALDLWEIAQEDKSKRTRTCYTCSDPESQPESEANSVSEEEKTRALMEHRLRKPFFPSFLSPSPRSKARRRPIKHDSWDAEDGLDEAFSRLATSRSRTVSEDAAVSPVEEDLLSFNSEDSD; this is encoded by the exons agcTTCCAGAGAACTGGACGGACACCAAGGAGACACTCTTGGAAGGGATGGTGTTCAACGTGAAGTATCTGGGCATGACTCTGGTTGGCCAGCCTAAAGGAGAAGACATGGCAGCGGCTGCTATCAGGAGGATTGTAGCCACG GCTCGGGCCAGTGCAAAGAAGTTTCGGAAAGTGACCCTCACTGTCTCCCCCAAAGGAATCATCATCTCAGACACAGAGACCAATGACCTCATCGAGGATGTTTCCATTTACAG AATATCTTACTGCACAACAGACAAAACTCAGGATAAGGTCTTTGCCTACGTCTCCCAAAGCCAATTCAACGAAACTCTGGAGTGCCATGCCTTCCtgtgccaaaaaaagaaaata GCTCAGGCTGTGACTCTGACAGTAGCACAAGCTTTCAaagtagctctggatctgtgggAGATCGCACAGGAAG ACAAAAGTAAGAGAACCCGCACATGCTACACCTGTTCAGACCCTGAATCTCAACCTGAATCTGAAGCAAACAGTGTTTCAG AGGAGGAGAAGACTCGAGCTCTGATGGAGCACAGACTTAGGAAGCCCTTCTTCCCTTCCTTCCTTTCACCATCTCCACGCAGCAAAGCTAGGAGACGACCAATCAAACACGACTCCTGG GATGCGGAAGATGGCCTCGATGAGGCATTTTCAAG ACTGGCAACATCCCGCAGCAGAACCGTGTCTGAGGATGCAGCTGTGAGTCCAGTGGAAGAAGATCTCCTGTCCTTCAACAGCGAGGATTcagactga
- the LOC113077394 gene encoding low density lipoprotein receptor adapter protein 1-B-like isoform X3: MDALKSAGRAIIKSPGVPRHTWGTSKHEKLPENWTDTKETLLEGMVFNVKYLGMTLVGQPKGEDMAAAAIRRIVATARASAKKFRKVTLTVSPKGIIISDTETNDLIEDVSIYRISYCTTDKTQDKVFAYVSQSQFNETLECHAFLCQKKKIAQAVTLTVAQAFKVALDLWEIAQEDKSKRTRTCYTCSDPESQPESEANSVSEEEKTRALMEHRLRKPFFPSFLSPSPRSKARRRPIKHDSWDAEDGLDEAFSSNMEVEEMDADWQHPAAEPCLRMQL; this comes from the exons agcTTCCAGAGAACTGGACGGACACCAAGGAGACACTCTTGGAAGGGATGGTGTTCAACGTGAAGTATCTGGGCATGACTCTGGTTGGCCAGCCTAAAGGAGAAGACATGGCAGCGGCTGCTATCAGGAGGATTGTAGCCACG GCTCGGGCCAGTGCAAAGAAGTTTCGGAAAGTGACCCTCACTGTCTCCCCCAAAGGAATCATCATCTCAGACACAGAGACCAATGACCTCATCGAGGATGTTTCCATTTACAG AATATCTTACTGCACAACAGACAAAACTCAGGATAAGGTCTTTGCCTACGTCTCCCAAAGCCAATTCAACGAAACTCTGGAGTGCCATGCCTTCCtgtgccaaaaaaagaaaata GCTCAGGCTGTGACTCTGACAGTAGCACAAGCTTTCAaagtagctctggatctgtgggAGATCGCACAGGAAG ACAAAAGTAAGAGAACCCGCACATGCTACACCTGTTCAGACCCTGAATCTCAACCTGAATCTGAAGCAAACAGTGTTTCAG AGGAGGAGAAGACTCGAGCTCTGATGGAGCACAGACTTAGGAAGCCCTTCTTCCCTTCCTTCCTTTCACCATCTCCACGCAGCAAAGCTAGGAGACGACCAATCAAACACGACTCCTGG GATGCGGAAGATGGCCTCGATGAGGCATTTTCAAG CAATATGGAGGTGGAGGAGATGGACGCAG ACTGGCAACATCCCGCAGCAGAACCGTGTCTGAGGATGCAGCTGTGA
- the LOC113077394 gene encoding low density lipoprotein receptor adapter protein 1-B-like isoform X2, with amino-acid sequence MDALKSAGRAIIKSPGVPRHTWGTSKHEKLPENWTDTKETLLEGMVFNVKYLGMTLVGQPKGEDMAAAAIRRIVATARASAKKFRKVTLTVSPKGIIISDTETNDLIEDVSIYRISYCTTDKTQDKVFAYVSQSQFNETLECHAFLCQKKKIAQAVTLTVAQAFKVALDLWEIAQEDKSKRTRTCYTCSDPESQPESEANSVSEEEKTRALMEHRLRKPFFPSFLSPSPRSKARRRPIKHDSWDAEDGLDEAFSSNMEVEEMDAGKCDWQHPAAEPCLRMQL; translated from the exons agcTTCCAGAGAACTGGACGGACACCAAGGAGACACTCTTGGAAGGGATGGTGTTCAACGTGAAGTATCTGGGCATGACTCTGGTTGGCCAGCCTAAAGGAGAAGACATGGCAGCGGCTGCTATCAGGAGGATTGTAGCCACG GCTCGGGCCAGTGCAAAGAAGTTTCGGAAAGTGACCCTCACTGTCTCCCCCAAAGGAATCATCATCTCAGACACAGAGACCAATGACCTCATCGAGGATGTTTCCATTTACAG AATATCTTACTGCACAACAGACAAAACTCAGGATAAGGTCTTTGCCTACGTCTCCCAAAGCCAATTCAACGAAACTCTGGAGTGCCATGCCTTCCtgtgccaaaaaaagaaaata GCTCAGGCTGTGACTCTGACAGTAGCACAAGCTTTCAaagtagctctggatctgtgggAGATCGCACAGGAAG ACAAAAGTAAGAGAACCCGCACATGCTACACCTGTTCAGACCCTGAATCTCAACCTGAATCTGAAGCAAACAGTGTTTCAG AGGAGGAGAAGACTCGAGCTCTGATGGAGCACAGACTTAGGAAGCCCTTCTTCCCTTCCTTCCTTTCACCATCTCCACGCAGCAAAGCTAGGAGACGACCAATCAAACACGACTCCTGG GATGCGGAAGATGGCCTCGATGAGGCATTTTCAAG CAATATGGAGGTGGAGGAGATGGACGCAGGTAAGTGTG ACTGGCAACATCCCGCAGCAGAACCGTGTCTGAGGATGCAGCTGTGA